In Amblyomma americanum isolate KBUSLIRL-KWMA chromosome 8, ASM5285725v1, whole genome shotgun sequence, the DNA window TGAGAGAGTGATGACCAGAAACTGTTATTGGCTGTGTGCAGCCATGAGAAAATTAACCACAATTCAAATAACGTTGGCACTAGAAGCTATTAGCACTTCATTTCTAGCGAACTGGCTGTGGATATTACGTTTTAGCTGCATTTCGAGGAATAAGAGAGGTAATATATGGAGAACATTTATTATAAGATAAATCTGGATGTAAGCAGTTTCTGGGGAGTGTACTTGGATGTTACAAAGTTTCACTGTTCTCCAATACTGCCCCCATTTAAAGCGTCTGTATTTGTGCACTCCATGTAACATAGGTGCTGCAGAGGAGTAGCTTTGCATGAACGCGCTATGCTGGCTATATCTTAGCtagaggcctgggagagcggctgcttgccgagctcctggacatcctcccttatttctatgattccaaagccgggcaaacctccctctctctctaacctccgcccaatctccctgacgtcgtgcgttggtaagacccttgagcgaatggctctgactcgcctctctgattttcttgaggcacgggaatttttcccccattctctcattggcttccgacgccgcgtctgtgcacaggacatgtttctgattctccagcaaacgttcctgtcccacacccactcaaatttacgcacttgtgactgtcgatgttcgcaaggcctttgacggtgtttgccacgatcacatcctttctcaactcgcctctttggattgtggctcccgcatgtactcctatatccgctcattcctctctaaacgtgtggctcgctttcgtgtagatacccacttgtctaacccacaccacctcacccgtggcactcctcaaggtgctgttctctctcctacccttttcaatctcgctatggcccctctcgcctcccagctagctgaaattcccgacctgcatcatatattttacgccgatgacatcactctctggtgttcatctggctctcccggtcacgtacaggacaccctgcaacgtggcctagatctcatcgactcctttctcaccaccgctggcctctctcctgctcctgagaaatccgagcttctccttctcaaccattcctcctaccagcgctcacacaacaacttcgtctctctccacctttctggctctcccattcctgtcgtcacacagtgcaaagttcttggcttccctttgcatgcggctaagaatgtgcaagccctccaccgcgctgtcaccacctgccactctgtaactcacctcctgcggcgcgtggtcactcgacgctcaggtctccacgaggctcacgcgtgccgcgttgcccacgcgctggccctcaacaaagtcttgtactttgcaccctacgcttccttcaatcagactcaacttaacactctcgagactgcccttgtgggcctctacaaggcagctctcaacctccctatcactacctctaccactaagctctttgccacaggcctcttccatcctcttcgttctcttctcagtctccatcgtgacttgcaacttgcccggctttcccttacccgtcagggtcagtggttattgactcaagcgggtatctcgcccattccaatctccccgtttacctctcctattcccacccccgctcccaatcttcgtatccttcccctcccgaccaacatgtcccccgtcctgcacgccggacgtcgtcatgcggccgcacagcaccattctcctctctttgatacccagggtgtagcttacacggatgcctccttcgtggctcctcgaggttcctgcggctacgccctgtaccatccacacctccctgctcctgaaacccacaccagcgggccgtatctacaccctccagacgcattgtccctcgaggtcctcgccattgcgcatgccctccagtcatttgccctccttccctctctccaagagtacacagtctattcagactcacaagccgctatacaccacatacagaaacgcaccctgaccccttctctccaacaggaggtcgaacgagcggtctccgcactgcagccttccatcgttttcctccgctgggtccctgggcattcagggattgacggcaatgagctggctcatcagctcgcccgcgacacacttttccgggcaccgttgatcccctggcccaagccctcggaggacggtgggaggctcacccttcgccgcaccataaaagaggtctaccttgagctccacctcgacaaacgcctttaccctcctcctcatccatcactcacggtgccggagtctcgccttcttcggcacattcagatgaatgcagttatcaccccgtcccgcctcttcctctatcgctatcgatcggacccttcctgtcccaactgcccctgcatctatgcggacctggcccattgcctcttctattgcccggctgctcagcagtcgggttccttccccccaccctttctatccatcaccacctggctcgactggcttggcgctgaaggggaagaagaacagcggcttctggtcgcccaggcggtcgacatggtcggcctataaattatggtcgattaaacgtctttactactactactactatcttAGCTATTGCTGCCTGACCTGAAACTTGGCCGTAACGCGAGAAACTCGCATGACGATGCTCTGCGAACCATCACCAGAGAAACAAACGTAGTTGACACAACGCATTGTGTTCAAGCGGCATCAGGACCTCTCCGTGGACCAGGCAGCAGCCTCCACAGCTATCGCGTTTGTAGCGTCACTCCAAGCTGCAGTGCAGCTATGAAGGCGTATATGCCGAAAATGCACGTCCATTGCTGCCGCTCGGTTGCAGACAGCAGACCAGGGCTAGAAGCGTGGATAGCGGAGAGCGTTGCTGGCGAAAGTCTAAGACTAGTCTCTTTCCAGGGGCAGCAGTGGCCAGGCAGACCGAGAGAGGGGACACGCTACAAGAGGCGGGTTCTTCCCATAACCCTGCGTCCCCCACCCGTGGTGGATATGGCAGCGGCTGCTTCCGCAGTCGTTTTATCAGCGCAATGACGAAATGTTTCGCCGTGTCATTAACTTCAAGTAAAAGGTTTCAGGTCAACATGATTTCACCCGCATTTGCTTAGGTTTTCGTTTTGCATTGTCATTTCGTGTCTTCACGCAAAAACTACATGTAACCAAAAATTGCGCACTTTTCTCTACAGTTTACCTGGAATGAAACGAAATAGAGAAAAATGAGATGGATCGAAGGAATAAGAGAACAAGGTACAAGAAACGTGCGCGAAAGAAAGAAGCCATGTAAGCGTTTTTGTCGTGGACACTATATTCTCCTTGTTCGGTTTAACTTGATGGGTATCTGGAAGGGCGTTCTTGCCATTTTCACACGAGTGGCGTAGCGATGAAATTTTCGAACTGTCCACAAGAGAGCGAACACGGGCGCGGTGATCGTTTCCAAGATTCCGGTGGCACTCCTGTCAGTCTGCCGCGGGTTCATCTCTCAACCGTGTTGCATTGTGTGGCTGGTCCCTGCAATAAATACGATGACGCGAAATCAGACCAGTATATCATCATGCTGGACAGCGAAACTTGCATTTGAATAGAAGAGCGACAATTTCCACGGACCACGTATTGATAGCTGTAATACTCGCAGTAAACAAAAGCACCCAGATTTTCAATAATGTGCCAGCCGCACCTGTGACATCGAACCTTGGCCTCCTATAAGTGATCTTGCTTCCAGGCTCACCTCGACCCCTTGCCACAGATGACACAAGTTGAGAGCACTCGTTCTGCAACTCATATGCCTCTTATTACTCAGGCCTACCCATACAGCATGACAGCATGTTGCATTGGGTCAGCTTGGGAACGCAGGGGGTTTCCGTcattgccttgtgagctgcataTCATGACCCGTGCGCAGTTCACCCCTAGGCAAAGTTCTTTATATAGGTGTCgctcctaaaaaaaaaacatgaatttcGGCTCGTCAGccatgttatttcaacatttAATGGACCTCGTGTAATAACATTCAGGCAATGCATTCAGCGCAGGATTTAGAGGTGACATTATTCTGGAACACATGCGAAAATTTAACTGGGTGTAAAATGGCGGCTGTTGTGACAACTATGCATAGTCACGGAGAAAGTGTAGCTTTGAAAACGTTTGTTATGTAGGAATAAAAAGGATATACACTTTTTCCTTTCTGCCACAAGATATACTGGTGGACCAAGCCTAGAAACACATTCAAGGTGCCGTCACAAGTATTATACAGAGTAATTTTATTTGTACTttgcatgtgtgtgcatgttgcatGCTATAAAAATCTAAACCACGGTGTGAGACTAGCTATGCCTTTACGTTTATTGTATCACTGATCTATATTTACATTTGAAAGTGCCTAGATGCACAAGAAGACGAACTGATGGAACAACGAGATAAAAACATGATTTCGTTTACAGAGAAAAGCATTAGAAGGCACTGAATGGCAATAAACGACGCACTTTCCTCTTCTTCATGGTATGAATTCTGCGATTGTCTTTGAGTACTTTGCTTTCAAGCTTTTAGATAAAGAAATGCGTTTTTCTTGGCACATAGTTCGCCCACCGACAAGCATTTCAAAGCACCTTATCCTGCTTGCGTATATGGAAGCTGCTTTCATCGTTTAGAAATAGCTTCCGCGATTTATAGCAATCCGGCTGTTCGATAGTATCATTAGGGCTAGATCATTAGCTGCATCCTTCACGTCGGTACACTGTACTGCAGTGTAATTTCTTTGTTCAGATCGTGCTTAAACGAGTCTAAAAATATAACAGAAAAATTTACGGTGACGCAacaatatttttttaatgctttcgaTCAAGAACTTGCAGTAAAAACGAATCTTATAATAAAGTGCGTACTTGCTCGAAGTAGacaggacacaacgaagaaacacATATGACATGTACAGAGCGCAAGAATTTTGCACATGCGCATCACGTGACCGCATGAAGGCTTGGCTAACCCAAAAATGCCAAGAACCTCCAGTGGTGCTTGCTTCGTTTGgatgcaaaaattttgaaagcttCCTTGGCAAGCGATTGTGGTGATGAAATTGACGCACGTGATTGGCGGGTCAGGATTCTTCAGTGCAGACAGAAGAGAGCCCAAAGTTGGAGAAATATGTTCACTTATTACCTTTGTTTGGACGAGTTGGTTGTGTTCTGAAAAGGTAGGTACTTGCGCGAAGACGACACCACGAATAAACTTTGGGTCGCTGCCCGTGACACTAACAAAAACAGGCTTAATTCAATTTAGTATACGAAAATAACAAACAATAATAAGTATTTTGCATAGCAACAAACAAAAGGAACAAGAAAACGATTTAAACATGTTTGGTATTGCCAAAGTCGAAGTCATTGGAATGGCTTTTAAGCAAAGTTATTGAATAAGGAAGGTTAAATAGtgattcttttatttttcaggGATGGCTTAGCTAATGAAAATTAAAATATTTAATGACCATGATGCGAAGCCCGGGCTTCGGTGTCTTCATTCCTGGTGAGCAGCTGAAGAAGAATTTTGGAAAGGTGGAGGGAAAATGATAGTTGAGAATCTTGAGTGTAGCTGCTGCCGGCACATCTGGGCTCATCAGTGGGAAAAGCTAAACTCACAGCCTGGGCCCGTTGCAGAAGAACTTGCAATGGTACAGCGAGGGCCAACCGTACGGCCCGCAGCCGCTCGTCTCGATGTCGATGCACCCTCCCCACATGGGGTCGAAGAAGAAGAGTCGGATGGTCTTCTCCGTGGTTGGCGGAGGACAACCGCCGGGCGGCTTTCGACAGCTGTACGCCGAGCAAACGTCGCTGCTGATGTCCAGCAGGAACACTGCAAACGGTCATGCAGTCATTACAGTAACCGTTCCGCACTTTACACGCCACGTATTATCCACACAGTAAACGTATAGTTTTAGTTTGTGTTTTCAGAACACTCACTTTTTCACAGTTGGCTAGAAACCACACTAGCGTACTTAGGTCTAAAAGCGCAACTGAAGTCTCAGGTATCGAATACAGGAGGAGACCGGTAAGGTCCCTCGCTTCAAAAGCTAGCAACATTCTCTTTATGTCCTGCACTATAGGTGCTATTCAGGAAACAGTTATGTTTGCACCAGCTAAAATATGCACGTGTCCACATTTTGTGCAACTTGAGAGGAGTTAT includes these proteins:
- the LOC144100846 gene encoding uncharacterized protein LOC144100846, with the translated sequence MSTQGLYRTRRRLQRPAMKSTLLLRGTLIAVFLLDISSDVCSAYSCRKPPGGCPPPTTEKTIRLFFFDPMWGGCIDIETSGCGPYGWPSLYHCKFFCNGPRLDQPHNATRLRDEPAAD